A genomic region of Fodinisporobacter ferrooxydans contains the following coding sequences:
- a CDS encoding S-layer homology domain-containing protein gives MVSQVIRFMGVAVKNCRFMKQLLAKIVILSIVFSTSMFANGNPIVFASTSPVITKIAAGYANTAALGQDGTVWTWGANGSGQLGDGTTLDSIVPVQVSNLSNVKDITTAGAYTLALKNDGTVWAWGSNYGGQLGDGTTTDSTVAVQVYGLSNVTAIAAGTDHAAALKSDGTVWTWGDNTLGGLGNGTVNNSSIPVQVSNLANVTAIAAGNGYTLALKNDGTVWAWGSNYDGELGTDQLDSHGSHIILSSLIPLQVPNLPTIQAIAAGGIFGAALAQDGTVWTWGNGGHGSFGIGASGTYTPVASGVSNVAAIAAGGAGGGFIVVRKNDNTVWAWGANGVGNLGNGTTIDSSVPVQVSGLSNVTAIAAGDSHGIAVEQDGSVWTWGSNTYGQLGYNPNGATSDNSYTPIKVAFPASTYVEPNDTMSQADSLDLNTLVTGTVGQDSQDWFKIVVPSDGSLLIKGAENGLPYGGPNLDYDLVDVNGNHYTAFNLNDVTPVNKATVQLESGTYYIHVYLDAAANTRYTLNTSFTPISNIQNVNTANGKVSVQFAPAFTGTPSVFSIETSPSASDFTVTQTINNGTPSNVAISGFNWDAANKLATFTIPNAEPTNADQSVAVSVSYHGEAPVAAPAYTVGATVAAVVYQPAAIQLTTSERSLTVNSTTTITGVVDDAYGKPVSNVNVHLSAEADNVDFPNSLNPVTVTTDNYGIFTSTFTAPSTPGTVTVTADAYGTTISNSVSITVTGSTSGSDTGNIPGNGGNSSSSSSSSGSNGGSSTTTSSAGTTTANSGGSAVSAGNLETLVNAVLGSNHSQSKTQTVAVTAAAASTDSTSPVAATIQDTDLQAAVQTSSANPTTFVMNIPAKQSQPVSLSLTANQVSTLKSANPADELVVTTANASLALPASVFQSAPAGASVQVSVTPSPQSKIVFQNAGTGATTVIGTPVSFEVNVVSGNTTHALTTTNTEITRSFLIDQAVDPGTSAVLYTEDGKTTYAVPATFTVNADGTTLVTVTRPGFSTYAVVSHSAHFADIAGSFAQSAIQTLADKLLIRGETSESFAPKANITRAEFAALVTRCLGLGADGSSSFSDVHAGDWYAQDIKAAYQAGLIHGMGDGTFHPNDFVTREDMAVMLAQAMQKLNLNSGGEQSRISYTDASVISAYALPAIKFVTGGGIMKGEFDRDGQAVFHPFAATTREQAAMVLYRLLQKAHIMN, from the coding sequence ATGGTTTCTCAAGTAATTCGCTTTATGGGAGTGGCGGTCAAGAACTGTAGATTCATGAAACAATTACTGGCGAAAATAGTAATATTGTCGATTGTTTTTTCGACGAGTATGTTTGCTAATGGGAATCCAATTGTTTTTGCTTCAACGTCACCTGTCATCACAAAAATCGCTGCTGGTTACGCCAATACTGCGGCCCTCGGACAAGACGGCACTGTTTGGACCTGGGGAGCGAACGGCAGCGGTCAATTAGGAGACGGCACTACACTCGACAGCATCGTTCCCGTTCAAGTCAGCAATCTTTCTAATGTAAAAGATATTACTACGGCAGGAGCGTATACGTTAGCGCTCAAAAATGACGGCACGGTTTGGGCTTGGGGAAGTAACTATGGAGGTCAATTGGGTGATGGCACCACCACTGACAGCACTGTCGCTGTGCAAGTCTATGGCTTATCCAATGTGACTGCCATTGCTGCCGGAACGGATCATGCTGCAGCGCTGAAAAGTGATGGAACTGTTTGGACCTGGGGAGATAATACATTAGGTGGATTGGGTAATGGAACTGTCAACAACAGCTCCATCCCCGTGCAGGTCAGCAATCTTGCCAATGTGACCGCTATTGCTGCAGGAAACGGTTATACGTTGGCACTCAAAAATGACGGCACCGTTTGGGCTTGGGGAAGTAACTATGACGGTGAATTAGGCACTGACCAGCTTGATTCCCACGGCAGCCACATCATATTATCCAGCCTGATTCCCCTGCAAGTGCCGAATCTGCCCACGATCCAAGCGATTGCGGCAGGAGGGATTTTTGGGGCTGCTCTGGCACAGGACGGTACCGTTTGGACATGGGGCAACGGCGGTCATGGATCGTTTGGCATTGGAGCTTCCGGCACTTATACTCCCGTTGCAAGTGGAGTGTCCAATGTCGCGGCCATTGCTGCAGGAGGTGCAGGAGGTGGATTTATCGTTGTCCGCAAAAATGATAATACGGTTTGGGCGTGGGGAGCGAATGGTGTTGGAAATTTAGGAAATGGCACCACTATCGATAGCAGCGTACCGGTTCAAGTAAGCGGCCTCTCCAATGTCACAGCCATTGCCGCAGGTGATTCTCATGGGATTGCGGTCGAACAAGACGGTAGCGTTTGGACTTGGGGATCAAATACTTACGGTCAACTAGGATACAATCCCAACGGAGCAACAAGCGATAATAGCTATACACCTATTAAAGTTGCTTTTCCGGCAAGCACCTATGTAGAGCCGAACGATACCATGAGTCAAGCAGATTCGTTGGATTTGAATACGCTGGTAACCGGAACAGTCGGTCAGGACTCTCAAGATTGGTTTAAGATTGTCGTACCATCAGATGGAAGTTTACTGATTAAAGGCGCGGAAAATGGGCTACCATATGGGGGGCCAAATCTGGATTACGATTTGGTTGATGTGAACGGTAATCATTATACAGCGTTCAATCTGAATGATGTCACTCCTGTTAACAAAGCAACGGTTCAGTTGGAAAGTGGAACATACTACATTCATGTCTATCTGGATGCAGCTGCAAATACAAGATATACGTTGAACACATCATTTACACCTATATCTAATATCCAAAATGTCAATACAGCCAACGGCAAAGTATCAGTTCAATTTGCGCCAGCATTTACTGGCACGCCAAGCGTATTTTCTATTGAGACATCGCCAAGTGCAAGTGATTTTACGGTCACCCAAACGATCAACAATGGCACGCCCAGTAATGTAGCCATCAGCGGATTTAACTGGGATGCAGCAAATAAATTGGCTACCTTTACCATACCAAATGCTGAACCGACAAATGCAGATCAAAGCGTTGCCGTTTCTGTAAGCTACCATGGTGAAGCTCCTGTTGCAGCACCTGCTTACACCGTTGGGGCAACCGTAGCTGCTGTTGTTTACCAGCCTGCAGCTATTCAATTAACCACTTCTGAAAGATCTTTGACTGTCAATAGCACCACAACGATAACAGGAGTCGTCGATGACGCATATGGCAAACCTGTTTCGAATGTGAATGTACATCTATCGGCAGAAGCGGACAATGTGGATTTTCCGAACAGCTTGAATCCTGTAACTGTTACAACAGACAACTATGGAATCTTTACCAGTACATTTACAGCTCCATCTACACCTGGGACCGTAACAGTCACAGCAGATGCTTATGGCACTACCATATCCAATTCCGTCAGTATAACTGTCACGGGTTCCACGTCTGGAAGCGACACGGGGAACATTCCTGGAAACGGTGGCAATAGCAGCAGCAGTAGTAGTAGCAGTGGCAGCAATGGTGGTTCTAGCACAACTACAAGCTCTGCAGGTACTACAACTGCAAATTCCGGTGGTTCAGCTGTTTCTGCCGGCAATCTGGAAACTTTAGTAAATGCTGTGTTAGGCTCGAATCACTCCCAGAGCAAAACACAGACCGTAGCGGTAACAGCTGCCGCAGCTTCCACGGATAGCACAAGTCCCGTCGCAGCAACCATACAGGATACAGATTTACAAGCAGCCGTTCAAACGTCATCTGCGAATCCCACAACATTTGTCATGAATATCCCTGCCAAGCAAAGTCAGCCTGTTTCGCTCAGTCTGACTGCCAATCAAGTCAGTACGCTAAAAAGCGCGAATCCGGCCGATGAATTGGTCGTGACAACTGCGAATGCAAGCTTGGCATTGCCGGCATCCGTATTTCAATCGGCTCCTGCAGGGGCGAGCGTTCAGGTTTCTGTAACTCCGAGCCCGCAAAGCAAGATTGTATTTCAAAATGCGGGTACAGGAGCAACAACAGTGATCGGCACTCCGGTATCATTTGAAGTGAATGTGGTTAGCGGAAATACAACTCATGCCCTGACAACAACGAACACAGAAATTACCCGTTCGTTTCTCATCGATCAGGCAGTAGATCCCGGTACTTCTGCTGTGCTCTATACAGAAGACGGCAAGACTACGTATGCTGTTCCGGCTACATTTACGGTGAATGCGGATGGAACAACACTGGTAACCGTGACCCGGCCCGGTTTCTCGACATACGCGGTGGTTTCCCATTCGGCGCACTTTGCGGATATAGCGGGGTCCTTCGCGCAGTCAGCCATTCAAACACTGGCAGACAAACTTTTGATTCGCGGGGAAACAAGTGAATCATTTGCGCCGAAAGCGAATATAACGAGAGCAGAGTTTGCGGCGCTAGTGACCCGCTGTCTGGGCCTTGGCGCGGATGGTTCGAGTTCTTTCTCGGATGTGCATGCCGGAGACTGGTATGCACAAGACATCAAGGCAGCCTATCAAGCGGGACTTATCCATGGTATGGGAGACGGGACATTCCATCCCAATGACTTTGTCACACGCGAAGACATGGCTGTCATGCTGGCACAAGCCATGCAAAAGTTGAACTTGAATTCAGGCGGGGAACAGTCACGAATTTCATACACAGATGCATCTGTGATCTCAGCATACGCACTGCCTGCAATCAAGTTTGTAACTGGTGGCGGTATCATGAAAGGCGAATTCGATCGTGATGGTCAGGCGGTTTTCCATCCTTTTGCAGCGACAACCCGTGAGCAGGCAGCGATGGTATTATATCGGCTCCTGCAAAAAGCACATATAATGAATTGA
- a CDS encoding bacterial transcriptional activator domain-containing protein produces MHAEDLFGPKGEEWLKAHLGEPWTAEMDEYIRDVWKKQETWLLKCQPEIAFLLLLRQYVWRDMDGLEARVRKLIQEFAVYGEYGRLTGSILLLALVQLEQRGWNSETDALCLQIEQEQLALESYESVLRMFLLAQTAVIRGDETTANLLYKELLDIQYFNDSSIGWLFVRIYEKTFLFLMRYTGHPLWLRWHAVAEHWCQTFSNSPLTERLNPLLALNRDKQMVLSSSKKYEIFEILPVDLLKENCVDNECVVIQFIRKAKLSKSLQDIESARIAAQTYGDPFWIQTACDIARVNSSKHNGFEQEDLNTEIKEPGLFYTFFGIFQGYLKDGNVLFPKSFRRKKVKQFLAYLLLQPDYRVMKEKVNESFFAKDESDHNPNYLHVMLHRLRNIFYTQTGIPDGWVWIHDGMIELNIQRIINVDVQEFLKLASVGHHLWHEDQVEAIRLYRKATGMFRPEVAPEFEYEEWMIASQFNLKNEQQKMLKRLSGYAQKIGSPEQEIYYCEELLKLDPIDFQTLYQLYKGYEYLGEHKKISDLYEYYKQLMSVDNEELPEWMTTVKNALKEHQI; encoded by the coding sequence GTGCATGCAGAAGATTTATTTGGGCCAAAAGGAGAAGAATGGTTAAAAGCTCACCTTGGCGAACCGTGGACTGCTGAAATGGATGAATATATACGAGATGTTTGGAAAAAACAGGAAACATGGTTGTTGAAATGTCAACCTGAAATCGCTTTTTTGTTGCTGTTGCGGCAATATGTCTGGAGGGACATGGATGGACTGGAAGCGCGTGTCCGCAAGCTCATTCAGGAATTTGCAGTGTATGGAGAGTATGGACGTTTAACGGGATCGATTCTGCTTTTGGCCCTCGTTCAGTTGGAGCAGCGTGGATGGAATTCGGAGACAGATGCGCTTTGTTTGCAAATTGAGCAAGAACAATTGGCTTTGGAGTCATACGAATCTGTTTTGCGCATGTTTTTATTGGCACAAACTGCAGTCATTCGAGGCGATGAAACGACTGCAAATTTATTATATAAGGAATTGCTGGATATTCAATATTTCAATGATTCATCAATTGGATGGTTATTTGTAAGAATTTATGAAAAAACGTTTTTGTTTCTGATGCGATATACGGGACATCCTCTCTGGTTGCGTTGGCATGCTGTTGCAGAGCATTGGTGCCAAACGTTTTCGAATAGCCCATTAACGGAACGATTAAATCCTTTACTCGCATTAAACAGGGATAAACAAATGGTTTTAAGTTCGTCCAAAAAATACGAAATATTCGAAATTTTGCCTGTGGATCTCTTGAAAGAAAATTGTGTGGACAACGAGTGTGTTGTTATTCAATTTATTCGGAAAGCCAAACTGTCAAAATCGTTGCAGGACATTGAAAGCGCACGAATCGCTGCTCAAACTTACGGAGATCCGTTTTGGATCCAAACGGCCTGTGATATTGCACGGGTCAATTCATCAAAACATAACGGTTTTGAGCAAGAAGATTTAAATACCGAAATAAAGGAACCTGGTCTTTTTTATACTTTCTTTGGTATTTTTCAGGGATATTTAAAAGATGGAAATGTTCTATTCCCAAAATCGTTTCGCAGAAAAAAGGTCAAACAGTTTTTGGCTTATCTTTTGCTGCAGCCAGACTATCGGGTAATGAAAGAAAAAGTGAATGAATCTTTTTTTGCGAAAGACGAATCAGATCATAACCCAAACTACCTTCATGTAATGCTGCATCGCCTGCGGAACATTTTTTATACACAGACAGGAATACCCGATGGCTGGGTATGGATCCATGATGGAATGATCGAATTAAATATCCAACGCATAATAAATGTGGATGTGCAAGAGTTTTTGAAACTGGCGTCCGTTGGGCACCATTTGTGGCATGAGGATCAAGTCGAGGCGATACGATTATACCGCAAAGCGACCGGGATGTTTCGACCGGAAGTCGCGCCAGAATTTGAATATGAAGAATGGATGATCGCAAGCCAATTCAATCTCAAAAATGAACAGCAAAAAATGTTAAAACGTTTAAGCGGTTATGCACAGAAAATAGGAAGTCCTGAGCAAGAGATCTACTACTGTGAAGAACTGCTTAAGCTCGATCCAATAGATTTTCAGACACTGTATCAATTGT